From one Marinitoga hydrogenitolerans DSM 16785 genomic stretch:
- a CDS encoding tRNA dihydrouridine synthase: MLNGKIGLAPMADYTDFAYREICREYGAEFTFTEMISIEALVRNKSFNMFPKEREKNIGIQLFGSNVDSFIKAGLIAQHYGDWIDINAGCPVKKVIKKGAGSALLKDLNKLGEIIRELKRFLDVPVGVKVRLGFEDDIAEKIIETIQKNKADYVIVHTRTQKQLYSGKANWKRIRELKRICEIPLGASGDIYTYNDAKILMNKYEADFAIIARGSIGNPWIFSNKNPDIDEIKKTILKHVKLMIDDYGEERTIRRFKKIFIGYTKGLKNAREIRNQIPYINSYDDLEKIVNELN; this comes from the coding sequence ATGTTAAATGGGAAAATTGGTTTAGCTCCAATGGCTGATTATACGGATTTCGCATATAGAGAGATTTGTAGAGAATATGGTGCAGAATTTACATTTACAGAAATGATTAGTATAGAGGCGCTTGTTAGAAATAAAAGTTTTAATATGTTTCCAAAAGAAAGGGAAAAAAATATAGGAATACAACTATTTGGTTCTAATGTGGATAGTTTTATAAAAGCAGGTCTTATTGCGCAGCATTATGGAGATTGGATAGATATTAATGCCGGATGTCCTGTGAAAAAAGTAATAAAAAAAGGAGCTGGCTCAGCCTTATTAAAAGATTTAAATAAATTAGGAGAAATAATAAGAGAATTGAAAAGATTTCTTGATGTTCCTGTTGGAGTAAAGGTTCGACTAGGTTTTGAAGATGACATAGCTGAAAAAATAATAGAAACAATACAAAAGAATAAAGCGGATTATGTAATTGTCCATACCAGAACACAAAAGCAATTGTATTCTGGAAAAGCAAATTGGAAAAGAATTAGAGAATTAAAGAGAATATGTGAAATACCACTTGGCGCAAGTGGCGATATATATACATATAATGATGCAAAAATATTAATGAATAAATATGAAGCTGATTTTGCAATAATTGCAAGAGGAAGTATAGGTAATCCTTGGATATTTTCTAATAAAAATCCTGATATTGATGAAATAAAGAAAACTATATTAAAACATGTAAAATTGATGATAGATGATTACGGAGAAGAAAGAACAATTAGAAGATTTAAAAAAATATTTATTGGATATACAAAAGGTTTGAAGAATGCACGTGAAATAAGGAATCAAATTCCTTATATTAATTCTTATGATGATTTGGAAAAAATAGTAAATGAATTGAACTAA
- the aroC gene encoding chorismate synthase encodes MNYFISGDSHGSAMIGVLTGIPAGMKLNIEKINKDLLKRQSGYGRGKRMKIENDKVKIISGLWKGYTTGAPITILIENKGKNTEKDIRSIPRPGHGDYSAYMKYKLPDLNIYTERNSARWTVVLTALGAIAKQFIEKFGIEIYGYVKSIGEVLYNENNFDIKKIEESIVKCPDEKTTKLMTKEIDLAKKEGITLGGSVKIIAQNIKPGLGGYSDIFEKIDSKIGKLFMSIPSVKGLIIGNEDFTLSGRDYHDEFILDGDKNIRRKTNNAGGIEAGITNGENIEITVFLKPIPTLATPLNSVDLKIREETKAPYIRSDVTIIPSSVIILENALSLVLAESIIERFGNDNMTELIRRYNSANIFNWDDGFWENNNR; translated from the coding sequence ATGAATTACTTTATTTCAGGGGATTCTCATGGTTCTGCAATGATTGGTGTATTAACAGGAATTCCGGCAGGAATGAAATTAAATATTGAAAAAATAAATAAAGATTTGTTAAAACGCCAAAGTGGTTATGGTCGTGGAAAAAGAATGAAAATAGAGAATGATAAAGTTAAAATTATTTCAGGACTATGGAAAGGATATACTACGGGAGCACCTATTACAATATTAATTGAAAATAAAGGAAAAAACACAGAAAAAGATATTAGAAGTATTCCAAGACCAGGACATGGAGATTACAGCGCTTATATGAAATATAAACTTCCAGATTTAAATATATATACTGAAAGAAATAGTGCAAGATGGACCGTTGTTTTAACTGCATTAGGTGCCATTGCAAAACAATTTATAGAAAAATTTGGAATAGAGATTTATGGATACGTGAAATCAATAGGTGAAGTTTTATATAATGAAAACAATTTTGATATAAAAAAAATAGAAGAATCTATTGTAAAATGTCCAGATGAAAAAACAACAAAATTGATGACAAAAGAAATAGACTTAGCTAAAAAAGAAGGTATTACATTAGGCGGAAGCGTTAAAATCATAGCTCAAAATATAAAACCAGGCCTTGGTGGATATTCTGATATTTTTGAGAAAATAGATTCGAAAATAGGGAAGTTATTTATGTCTATTCCCTCTGTAAAAGGTTTAATAATAGGGAATGAAGATTTTACACTTTCTGGAAGAGATTATCATGATGAATTTATTTTAGATGGAGATAAAAATATAAGAAGAAAGACCAATAATGCTGGTGGAATAGAAGCAGGAATTACAAATGGTGAAAATATAGAAATAACTGTTTTTTTAAAACCAATTCCAACATTAGCAACTCCTTTAAATTCTGTGGATTTAAAGATTAGAGAAGAAACGAAGGCGCCTTATATACGTTCTGATGTAACGATAATACCTTCAAGTGTTATAATTTTAGAAAATGCTCTTTCTTTAGTACTTGCTGAAAGTATAATTGAAAGATTTGGAAATGATAATATGACTGAATTAATAAGGAGGTACAATAGTGCCAATATATTTAATTGGGATGATGGGTTCTGGGAAAACAACAATAGGTAA
- the tsaD gene encoding tRNA (adenosine(37)-N6)-threonylcarbamoyltransferase complex transferase subunit TsaD, giving the protein MEPIIFSIETSCDETAVAILKGKNEVLSHYVVSQIDTHKIFGGVVPEIAARKHLNYLNNITEKAFEEAKIKLEDISAIAVTYGPGLVGALLIGLNFAKGLALNLNKPLIGVNHLYGHIYANFLAFPDLKPPFLVLLVSGGHTMILHAKDYLHFEIIGQTIDDAAGEAFDKVARMLDLGYPGGPKIDELAQKGKPIYDFPKPLYHKGYDFSFSGLKTSLLYFTKKNDNYKIENVAASFQKALIDTLIHKTIKVSKDLNVKDIIIAGGVAANSYLRKKINEEKIKNKGLNIYFPPLNLCTDNAVMIARAGYEKYIRNQFADLNLDAVPSLGLKDIC; this is encoded by the coding sequence ATGGAACCTATAATTTTTTCAATTGAAACATCTTGTGATGAAACAGCAGTTGCTATATTAAAGGGAAAAAATGAAGTATTATCTCATTATGTAGTTTCACAAATAGATACACATAAAATATTTGGTGGAGTTGTTCCTGAAATAGCAGCAAGAAAGCATTTAAATTATTTAAATAATATAACCGAAAAAGCCTTTGAAGAAGCTAAAATAAAATTAGAAGATATATCTGCAATTGCAGTTACATATGGCCCCGGATTAGTCGGGGCTTTGCTTATAGGATTAAATTTTGCAAAAGGATTGGCCTTAAATTTAAATAAACCATTAATAGGGGTAAATCATTTATATGGACATATATACGCAAATTTTTTAGCTTTTCCTGATTTAAAACCGCCATTTTTAGTATTGCTTGTGTCAGGGGGACATACAATGATTTTACATGCAAAAGATTATTTGCATTTTGAAATAATAGGCCAAACGATAGATGATGCAGCAGGTGAAGCCTTTGATAAGGTAGCAAGAATGCTGGATTTAGGCTATCCTGGTGGTCCGAAAATAGATGAGTTGGCTCAAAAAGGAAAACCTATTTATGATTTCCCCAAACCTTTATACCACAAAGGATATGATTTTAGCTTTAGCGGTTTAAAAACATCTTTACTTTATTTTACTAAAAAAAATGATAATTATAAAATAGAAAATGTTGCAGCATCTTTCCAAAAGGCATTAATAGACACATTAATTCATAAAACTATAAAAGTTTCTAAAGATTTAAACGTAAAAGACATAATTATAGCTGGTGGAGTAGCTGCAAATTCATATTTAAGAAAAAAAATAAATGAAGAAAAAATAAAAAATAAGGGATTAAATATATATTTCCCGCCATTAAATTTGTGTACAGATAATGCAGTAATGATTGCAAGAGCTGGGTATGAAAAATATATTAGGAATCAATTTGCAGATTTAAATTTAGATGCAGTTCCAAGTTTGGGGTTGAAAGATATATGTTAA
- a CDS encoding shikimate dehydrogenase family protein translates to MKKLGILQYPKKLSLSEKVYNEYFKKIKLDAIYEGINIAPHYFDLEINEILNNYYGLNITIPFKEKIFKYISPVDDAIFLNAVNTIFKDIGYNTDWIGFYNSIKKEKLNGKIIILGAGGASKAIIYGLYKLGVDKITLINRTYEKAMYLKKQFFKKIDINVKYFEKLNDEVEEASVFINTTSLGMFGESIPIDLTKKLELIYDVIYFYTPLQREAQNMGIKVLNGEKMWYFQSIENLKIWNIYDSNKFDEIFNSLKL, encoded by the coding sequence ATAAAAAAGTTAGGTATATTACAATACCCAAAAAAATTAAGTTTATCAGAAAAGGTATATAATGAATATTTCAAAAAAATAAAATTAGATGCTATTTATGAGGGGATAAATATTGCCCCTCATTATTTTGATTTGGAAATAAATGAGATTCTAAATAATTATTATGGACTTAACATTACAATACCTTTTAAAGAGAAAATATTTAAATATATTTCACCTGTTGATGATGCAATATTTTTAAATGCTGTAAATACTATTTTTAAAGATATTGGGTACAATACTGATTGGATAGGGTTTTATAACTCTATAAAAAAAGAAAAACTTAATGGTAAAATTATTATACTTGGTGCAGGCGGCGCATCAAAAGCTATAATATACGGACTATATAAATTAGGTGTGGACAAAATAACTCTTATTAATAGAACATATGAAAAGGCTATGTATTTAAAAAAACAATTCTTCAAGAAAATTGATATAAATGTTAAGTATTTTGAAAAACTGAATGACGAAGTGGAAGAAGCATCAGTATTTATAAATACAACATCATTAGGAATGTTTGGAGAAAGTATTCCTATAGACTTAACAAAAAAATTAGAACTTATATATGATGTGATATATTTTTATACACCTTTGCAAAGAGAAGCGCAAAATATGGGAATAAAAGTTTTAAATGGGGAAAAAATGTGGTATTTTCAGTCTATTGAAAATCTTAAAATTTGGAATATATATGACTCTAATAAATTTGATGAAATTTTTAATAGTTTAAAATTGTAG